The Geothermobacter hydrogeniphilus genome includes a region encoding these proteins:
- a CDS encoding slipin family protein, producing the protein MIPVGLVGWAVAFAILVILIGSAVRILLEYERGVVFRLGRFAGVKGPGLRFIIPVIDKLVKVSLRTVAMDVPPQDVITRDNVSVKVNAVLYFRVMEPQKSLIDVENYLYATSQLAQTTLRSVLGQSELDELLIHRDKINSELQKILDRQTDAWGVKISNVEVKHIDLPVEMQRAMARQAEAERERRAKIIHAEGELQASVKLSEAAKIINQENGALQLRYLQTLTEIATEKNSTILFPLPIELVKPFIEFGKHNVEPTSES; encoded by the coding sequence ATGATTCCAGTCGGATTGGTCGGATGGGCGGTCGCGTTCGCGATCTTGGTGATTCTGATCGGCAGCGCGGTCAGAATTCTGCTCGAATATGAACGTGGGGTCGTCTTTCGACTCGGGCGGTTCGCCGGGGTCAAGGGGCCGGGTCTGCGTTTTATCATCCCGGTGATTGATAAACTGGTAAAGGTCAGTCTGCGGACGGTGGCGATGGATGTGCCTCCGCAGGATGTCATTACCCGCGACAATGTTTCTGTGAAAGTGAATGCGGTACTCTATTTCCGGGTTATGGAACCGCAAAAATCGTTGATCGACGTGGAGAATTATCTTTACGCGACCAGTCAACTTGCCCAGACCACCCTGCGCAGCGTTCTCGGCCAGTCGGAGCTTGATGAGTTGCTCATTCACCGCGACAAGATCAATTCCGAACTGCAGAAAATTCTCGATCGGCAGACTGATGCCTGGGGGGTTAAGATCAGCAATGTCGAAGTCAAGCATATCGACCTGCCGGTCGAGATGCAGCGTGCCATGGCCCGCCAGGCCGAGGCGGAGCGTGAACGTCGGGCGAAGATCATTCATGCCGAGGGTGAATTGCAGGCTTCGGTCAAGCTTTCCGAAGCAGCCAAGATCATCAATCAGGAAAATGGCGCCCTGCAGTTGCGCTATCTCCAGACCCTGACTGAAATCGCCACCGAGAAGAATTCGACCATCCTCTTCCCATTGCCTATCGAACTGGTCAAACCCTTTATCGAGTTCGGCAAACATAATGTTGAACCGACCTCTGAATCGTGA
- a CDS encoding NfeD family protein: MRFFLVLTALLAPLLWVASPAAADKSIRAVRWSGAINPVAGQFISEQIAAANRENVAFLLELDTPGGLDTSMRQIIQAQLGSRVPVIVYVSPSGARAASAGALITLAADFAAMAPGTNIGAAHPVSIGPGVVNKKDDKGGEDVMTTKVVNDAVAYARSIAEQRGRDLDWAEQIVRKSISTPASEAVKRGVVDLMAESTPELIQALAGRSYQRSGEERIFAPGDAGIDYRQMDWRQEILNTLGNPNIAYMLLMLGILGIFFEISQPGVIFPGAIGAIALLLAFFGLQTLPVNYVGVLLILVGVVLFILEVKVASYGMLTVGGILALTLGSLMLIGGDDPALQISRVVIAASVAVFSSFFLLAMFFVMRTQKRVSVAGREGMVGDIGEALTPFPGEGRVFVHGEYWDAVGDDEISAGEKIVVQGMLPHMRLRIGRADENRDPEITERGPE, encoded by the coding sequence ATGAGGTTTTTCCTTGTTCTCACGGCCCTGTTGGCACCCCTGTTATGGGTTGCTTCACCGGCTGCCGCAGACAAGAGTATCCGCGCGGTACGTTGGAGCGGTGCCATCAACCCGGTCGCCGGGCAGTTTATCAGTGAACAGATTGCCGCGGCCAATCGTGAAAATGTCGCTTTTCTTCTCGAGCTGGATACCCCGGGCGGCCTTGATACCTCCATGCGCCAGATTATCCAGGCCCAGCTCGGCTCCCGGGTGCCGGTTATTGTCTATGTTTCTCCGTCCGGCGCCAGGGCGGCTTCCGCAGGCGCCCTGATAACCCTGGCGGCTGATTTTGCCGCCATGGCTCCAGGCACCAATATCGGTGCCGCGCATCCGGTCAGCATCGGTCCCGGAGTTGTTAATAAAAAAGATGACAAGGGCGGGGAAGACGTGATGACCACCAAGGTGGTCAACGATGCTGTCGCTTATGCCCGCAGCATTGCTGAACAGCGCGGCCGCGACCTGGATTGGGCGGAACAAATCGTCAGGAAAAGTATTTCCACGCCGGCCAGTGAGGCGGTCAAGCGGGGCGTTGTCGACCTGATGGCGGAGAGTACTCCGGAGTTGATTCAGGCCCTTGCGGGTCGTAGCTATCAGCGGTCGGGTGAGGAGCGGATTTTTGCTCCGGGTGATGCCGGCATCGACTACCGGCAGATGGATTGGCGGCAGGAGATTCTCAACACTCTCGGCAATCCGAACATCGCCTACATGCTGCTGATGCTCGGTATCCTCGGCATCTTTTTTGAGATTTCCCAGCCGGGGGTGATTTTTCCCGGCGCCATCGGCGCCATTGCCCTGCTGCTGGCCTTTTTTGGGCTGCAGACCCTGCCGGTCAACTACGTCGGCGTGCTGCTGATTCTGGTTGGCGTGGTGCTGTTCATCCTGGAAGTCAAGGTTGCTTCCTACGGCATGTTGACCGTCGGCGGCATCCTCGCCCTGACACTCGGTTCGTTAATGCTGATCGGGGGTGATGACCCCGCCCTGCAGATTTCCAGGGTGGTGATCGCCGCCTCGGTTGCTGTCTTCAGCAGTTTCTTCCTGCTGGCGATGTTTTTCGTCATGCGTACCCAGAAGAGGGTGTCCGTCGCCGGTCGGGAAGGGATGGTCGGGGATATCGGTGAAGCATTGACCCCCTTCCCCGGTGAAGGCCGGGTCTTTGTCCATGGAGAATATTGGGATGCCGTCGGTGATGATGAGATCAGTGCGGGAGAGAAGATCGTGGTCCAGGGCATGTTGCCCCATATGCGGCTCAGGATCGGTCGCGCAGATGAAAACAGAGATCCGGAAATAACCGAAAGGGGACCTGAATGA